From one Rhizobium lentis genomic stretch:
- a CDS encoding sensor histidine kinase yields MSLREFSRSIRVRILGLVAAVLAGGAIILGCMASYAANTAAQEAYDRLLGSGAVQFAENVFVQGGVVTLDPPASAISSLAAYDLVFYRIVDPRGIVVAGSEDLSHTALPQQTQKELVFEDGVYADQPVRMATISKKIENPAVTGWAEITVAQTIHARTGLARRLTYEALVVIGVMFLLAVSATTLSLRFALKPLMQIEHEIQSRDPDDLSPIHAEPPVEIRNLVQSIDEFMRRLSERIAMFQRFIGDAAHQMRTPLAALDAQVEMLSHAKSDAAVKDSISRIRDRNNELGRLTGQLLDHAMILHRIDAARLEPVDINEFVKLVMSKAVPLSMSREIDVSFKPTSPDIVLSVDPVSLREAISNLINNALAHGATSKLEVEVKPLAGGVSIIIRDDGDGFDTDPQSLLAPFEKGPRSRGSGLGLTIASEVAKAHNGSLLFRRENDFTVVQLILPVSP; encoded by the coding sequence TTGTCTCTACGTGAATTCAGCCGATCGATCAGGGTCAGGATACTCGGGCTCGTTGCAGCTGTTCTTGCTGGGGGAGCTATCATTTTAGGCTGCATGGCGTCCTATGCTGCCAATACCGCAGCGCAAGAGGCCTATGACCGGCTGCTTGGAAGCGGTGCAGTCCAGTTTGCAGAAAACGTCTTTGTGCAAGGCGGTGTCGTGACGCTGGACCCTCCGGCCTCGGCCATCTCATCCCTTGCTGCCTACGATCTTGTCTTCTATCGCATTGTCGACCCACGGGGTATTGTCGTTGCAGGGAGTGAGGACCTTTCCCACACGGCGTTGCCTCAGCAGACGCAGAAAGAGTTGGTCTTCGAGGATGGCGTCTATGCGGATCAGCCCGTGCGCATGGCCACCATTTCGAAGAAAATCGAAAATCCCGCCGTTACCGGCTGGGCAGAGATCACGGTCGCACAGACGATACATGCTCGCACCGGCCTCGCCCGTAGGCTGACATACGAGGCGCTCGTTGTGATCGGTGTGATGTTCTTGCTCGCCGTGTCGGCGACCACGCTCTCGCTGCGATTCGCCTTGAAACCGCTCATGCAGATCGAGCACGAGATCCAGTCGCGCGATCCTGACGATCTGTCACCCATTCATGCCGAGCCTCCGGTCGAGATACGCAACCTCGTCCAGTCCATCGACGAGTTCATGCGCCGACTGTCCGAGCGAATCGCGATGTTCCAGAGGTTCATCGGAGATGCCGCACATCAGATGCGCACACCGCTCGCTGCACTCGACGCACAGGTCGAGATGCTTTCACATGCGAAGTCAGATGCTGCAGTAAAGGACTCAATCTCACGGATAAGGGACAGGAACAACGAACTGGGGCGCCTCACCGGGCAATTGCTCGATCATGCCATGATCCTCCACCGCATCGATGCGGCCCGACTTGAGCCGGTGGATATCAACGAGTTTGTCAAGCTTGTAATGTCGAAAGCGGTGCCACTTTCGATGTCGAGAGAGATCGACGTCAGCTTCAAGCCGACGAGCCCCGATATCGTGCTTTCCGTCGATCCAGTCAGCCTCCGGGAGGCAATCTCCAACCTCATCAATAATGCCTTGGCTCACGGAGCGACCTCCAAGCTGGAAGTGGAGGTCAAACCGCTTGCAGGAGGCGTGAGCATCATCATCCGTGACGACGGAGACGGTTTCGATACAGATCCACAATCGCTGCTTGCTCCGTTCGAAAAAGGGCCCAGATCCCGCGGCTCGGGATTGGGCCTGACAATCGCGTCCGAGGTCGCGAAAGCGCACAACGGCTCACTGCTTTTTCGACGAGAAAATGATTTCACCGTTGTTCAGCTAATTCTGCCGGTGTCGCCCTGA
- a CDS encoding limonene-1,2-epoxide hydrolase family protein, which translates to MSTDPIKTALTFFGHWNTGHIDEAIAMLSEEVLYDNVPFPNIIGRENVRKFHRDFGIGTTFTVDWTVTQIAAAGNVVLNERLDVFLHEGGGKIILPVMGTLTVVEGAITVWRDYFDPSDFDRQLALIGK; encoded by the coding sequence ATGTCGACTGACCCAATCAAGACAGCCCTCACCTTTTTCGGCCACTGGAATACCGGCCACATCGACGAGGCGATCGCCATGCTTTCCGAAGAAGTGCTGTATGACAACGTACCGTTCCCCAATATCATCGGGCGCGAGAACGTCCGAAAGTTTCACCGGGATTTCGGAATTGGAACGACATTCACGGTTGATTGGACGGTGACACAGATCGCGGCGGCCGGAAATGTCGTCCTTAACGAACGGCTTGATGTGTTCCTGCATGAGGGCGGTGGAAAAATCATACTTCCGGTCATGGGGACGCTGACGGTCGTGGAGGGAGCGATCACCGTATGGCGCGACTATTTCGATCCCTCTGATTTCGATCGGCAGTTGGCTCTCATCGGGAAATAA
- a CDS encoding SDR family oxidoreductase — protein MGAQSNISDTLSGKTILIVGGTSGIGLAAATQAKSFGAKVIVVGSDAGRAKEAAEQHGLSGWRAADVTKRTAIESALADIDHVDHLVLLAGSFVVGKVVEADVDHLRRAFEERVWAAIYTLRSLGDRLAADGSVTFISGALSDRPNAYGTAVLAAASAAMEALARGLALELAPRRVNTLSPGPIDTPLLGKALGDNRDAFVEGLRATLPLHRLGSAEEAGAAVLFLMANGWMNGATLNLDGGSRLV, from the coding sequence ATGGGCGCTCAATCGAACATCTCGGATACCCTTTCAGGCAAAACCATACTCATCGTCGGCGGCACCTCCGGCATCGGCCTCGCCGCAGCCACTCAAGCCAAGTCGTTCGGCGCAAAGGTCATCGTGGTCGGATCTGATGCCGGACGGGCAAAAGAAGCCGCAGAACAACATGGCCTCAGTGGCTGGAGGGCGGCTGATGTGACCAAGCGCACGGCCATCGAATCCGCGCTCGCTGATATCGACCATGTCGATCACCTCGTCTTGCTGGCCGGAAGCTTCGTCGTCGGCAAGGTGGTGGAAGCCGACGTCGACCATCTGCGCCGCGCGTTCGAAGAGCGCGTCTGGGCGGCGATATATACTCTTCGGTCGCTTGGAGACCGCCTCGCCGCCGACGGTTCGGTGACATTCATCTCCGGAGCACTCAGCGACCGGCCGAACGCCTATGGGACCGCCGTTCTCGCTGCCGCTTCGGCCGCGATGGAAGCATTGGCACGCGGCCTTGCGTTGGAACTCGCGCCGCGCCGGGTGAACACCCTTTCGCCGGGTCCGATCGATACTCCACTGCTCGGCAAGGCACTTGGCGACAATCGTGACGCCTTTGTCGAGGGCCTCAGGGCAACATTGCCATTACATCGTCTCGGGAGCGCTGAGGAAGCCGGGGCGGCAGTCCTGTTCTTGATGGCGAATGGCTGGATGAACGGCGCGACGCTCAACCTCGACGGTGGATCGCGGCTGGTCTGA
- a CDS encoding LysR family transcriptional regulator has protein sequence MAQIGIERLTGLIAFARAASLGSYTAAARALAVSPSAVSKSVQRLEQQLGIVLFLRTTRSLTLTPEGRDLHDRALRLLRQAEDIEQAAMAARAEPSGILRISAPLPVGVHILGPALPRLRARHPKLAIDLRLGDQFVDMIEEGIDVAIRVGALADSRLKSRRLASHRLCAFASPEYLRRRGTPRHPDELAGHDCVNFRFQSSGQTLRWPFASGKRVFEATPEIGITVDTSDGVAAVLVAGGGVGISPTYIAAPYVKRGELVPILAAFAVDRSSMMALWPESRRANPNVKAFLTFLDEVFPARPPWDEVVFAGQ, from the coding sequence ATGGCACAAATCGGTATAGAACGTCTCACGGGCCTGATTGCATTTGCGCGGGCCGCATCGCTTGGAAGCTACACGGCGGCAGCCCGCGCGCTGGCGGTGTCACCGTCGGCCGTCAGCAAGAGCGTCCAGCGGCTCGAGCAGCAGCTCGGCATTGTCCTGTTCCTCCGTACCACGCGCTCTCTGACGCTTACGCCGGAGGGCCGCGATCTGCACGATCGGGCGCTGCGTCTGTTGCGGCAGGCCGAGGATATCGAGCAGGCCGCGATGGCCGCCCGCGCCGAACCGTCGGGCATTCTCCGGATATCCGCACCACTGCCGGTCGGCGTGCATATACTCGGCCCGGCGCTTCCTCGCTTGCGCGCACGCCATCCGAAACTCGCAATCGATCTGCGCCTGGGAGATCAGTTCGTGGACATGATCGAGGAGGGTATAGATGTCGCCATTCGGGTTGGAGCACTGGCCGACTCCCGTTTGAAGTCCCGACGGCTTGCGTCGCATCGCCTTTGCGCCTTTGCTTCGCCCGAGTATCTGAGACGACGGGGTACGCCCCGGCATCCTGACGAACTGGCGGGGCATGACTGCGTCAATTTTCGCTTCCAGAGCTCGGGCCAGACACTTCGCTGGCCCTTTGCATCAGGAAAACGAGTCTTCGAGGCCACGCCAGAGATTGGGATTACGGTGGACACAAGCGATGGTGTCGCCGCTGTCCTCGTCGCCGGCGGCGGCGTCGGCATCTCTCCAACCTACATCGCCGCGCCATATGTGAAACGCGGCGAACTCGTGCCGATCCTCGCCGCCTTCGCCGTCGACCGCTCCAGCATGATGGCGCTCTGGCCGGAGAGCCGCCGCGCCAATCCGAATGTCAAAGCATTTCTGACATTTCTCGATGAGGTTTTCCCGGCGCGCCCACCTTGGGACGAGGTGGTGTTTGCCGGACAGTAG
- a CDS encoding winged helix-turn-helix transcriptional regulator: MRGKRTDMANAQCGIARSLQAVGDWWSLLIVREAFKGLRRFSEFQKSLGLAKNILSVRLRKLVEEGIFTIEPDPDSALSHLYLLTPKGYELSVVLVALWQWGEEHCFEPGELNYAVVDSLNRQPLQKLQLAARDGRSLGPQQFRIEARDR, translated from the coding sequence ATGAGGGGCAAGCGAACGGATATGGCAAACGCCCAGTGCGGGATCGCGCGTTCTCTGCAGGCAGTCGGGGACTGGTGGTCGCTCCTCATCGTCCGGGAGGCTTTCAAAGGGCTTCGGCGATTTTCAGAATTTCAGAAGAGCCTCGGGCTTGCGAAGAACATCTTGTCGGTTCGCCTGCGAAAGCTCGTGGAGGAGGGGATCTTTACGATAGAGCCGGACCCTGACTCCGCGCTCAGCCATCTCTATCTTCTGACACCGAAAGGCTACGAGCTGAGCGTAGTGCTGGTCGCCCTCTGGCAATGGGGGGAGGAGCATTGCTTTGAGCCCGGAGAACTCAATTACGCGGTCGTCGACAGCCTGAACCGGCAGCCCTTGCAGAAGCTTCAGCTTGCGGCCCGCGACGGCCGATCTCTGGGACCGCAGCAGTTTCGCATTGAAGCCAGGGATCGTTGA